The window aaaattataaaagcTGACACACTTCAAAAGTATCTGAGTGATTATCTTAGTTTAAAATAATATGAGTACCTTTTTTACACATTCCTCTTTACCGTGGTTACAAATGCTATGATATCATTTACATTTGTAAGTTAAATATAATACATTAAAAGGGGCAAATTACTCCACAGGATGACAAGATCCATAAAGACCGCGCATCAATGATCAGATATAAAAACATACTGTACTAATGTACCTATTTATGTTGACTTTCTCCTTCACATGCAGCAACTAACCCCATGTGTATAgcttaaaaaaacttatataaattaTGAAACGAGGTCTTtcaatgtattattattttattataaccAAGTAGTTTACGAAATACAATGGATTGAAACTACTAATACTGCGGCTTAAAGCTAATGTGATGTCATTCTTATGTTTACAAAGTGACCACTACTAGAAACGTCATAGTAAAGTGATTGATATATGATCCTTAAATAAAGCTTATAATAATACATCAACTATATTAGCTTTACTTCAACCAAGGAGATTTGGGTTTTCTCAATTATTTTCTAGGATTGGTGATTCCTTCAGTCCTTACCTTAAGGATCAGTCCGCTTACCGTTTTTTGATTGGCAAATTTAATTTCTTCACGCCCACTCGTCCTGATTTAGCCTTTGGGGTTCAGACTTTAAGCCGATTTATACATAaacaacaacatatatattcatttggATGAGGTTCATCTTTTGCTAAGGTATCTCATAGCGGTCATGGTATTTTGCTCAATTATACAAATCAACTCAGTCTACATGCATGCCTACTCTAATTTAAATTAGGCCGCTTGGCCCATTTCTCGTTGGTCAATCACTGGCTATGTTATTCTGTTCGGCggatttttgatttgttggaaATCTAGGAAGCAGTCTAGCTACCATTTCCTGTTCGTCCTCTAAAGCTGGATACCATGCTATGGCTGCTGCTACTGAACTTACATTGTTGTTTTGCTTATTGGAAGAGTTGAATGTAATTAGTTTAAAACCTATCACTCTTCATTGTGATAATCAGTTTGTGTTATATTGCCAATATAATCCTGTCTACCATGAACATATGAAGCACATTTAAATTGATCGCTATTTAACATGTGAAAAGATCATTTAAGGTTTGATTCAACTTTAAAATAGCACAAAACCAACTTGATGACGTCTTTACTAAGCTGTGACCCTAGGGCCTAATcagttttaatatttgttgttcAAGTTAGGGATGTTACATTCTCATTCTGCATCTTGAGGGTGGGTgtagagttatatatatagatcgagGAAAGgttatttaaaaactatatatatataatgtatatattgtaattgttGCTCCTATTAGTTGATAGTCAACGGACAtaacttgtaatttattttaattttctttgtaTTTCAGTCTTAGGATGACTTTTTTGTtggtaataaaaataataactctttacttaatttgtgttttctaaaaaggaAAACCATGTAAAATTTTCcaactttttgaaaaatgttgacAGTAGAATGTACCACGCAGGCATGCACACGGCACACCCCAAAATCCGAAATGAATATTTGTATCGACTATCGATTAAAATCTCACACATATTGTAAAAATCATTAACTTACAAATTTAAGTAATGATAATAACAACTTGAATAAATTGTAcaacaaaataattaagaaaggatggaactatatatatatcctagaAATGTGATAAAGTagaaaatgaaacaaattaaATGTGCCACGTACAACAACATATTTtgaaagatgatatatatatcttgaagaaATCCGTCATGAAACTAATTAATACGATTAATTAAACACAGCCACAGAGCATCTCACACATACAATCGATCATACGCTCAGTTCCTTTGGCTTTAACAGTCTTAGCTACTTCTATCTCCGAACTATTCATAGCATCAACAATTGCAATAAGTGCGACCACAAATGCATAATCCACGTTAGGATTAATTGTTACCACCATTAAGTTGCTCTTTTCGTCCTTGATATTCGTCTACAAGAATAACATGCAtcatgcatatacatatatatgttaaaaaagatatattaatcTTCTTCATTcagtaataaaattaatagtggaagtaattaattaaaaagaatgaGAGTCACTTACTTGGGATATCGGTGTTTTAGAATCTCCCATATGAATACTACAACATTTCTTAGACCACTTTCCTTTGATTTGGAAGTCAGTATTGCAACTACTCTTTTTGTTTCCCAAGTACACGTTGACACATAGTTTAGACTTAAACTGGAACATGCTGTTTTTTCTTGTGGTGAATATAAGGTCCTTACTAGCTTTACTTTCACCTCTGAATACATTCCATCTCTTCCGTGCACTCCAATTCTGGAaatatataatgtcatcaatCTCAAGTTTAGAGAAAACCTCTCTGCCATTATATTATAAGATTAAAATTGAAGCTTAATTAAACTCACCTTTTCGCGTAGCGTTAAAATGGGTGTGTCATTGGCGTCTAGTATCCATAGTTGACGATGTGCGGTAGAGTTACATGGTTTTACTTTCAGTATTATTTTGTTGTTAGTATCGGTTATTATGAATGTTCCCAAAGAAAATGTTTCGATTTTAATTTCAAGTGGGTTTGGTGAAATGAACTGAGGCCCTATTACAGAAACTGACTGATCAGTTGTTGTAGCCATGTTACAAAGCATTCACAATGGGCTGTTGTATATATGTGGTGAAGTTGAATGGGAATGAGACTATGTATGTGACAATGTCTTGTGCAATTTAAAGAGTTCACATgctcttatatatatagtaaatggAAATAGATAGAAGAGGGTCTCTGTATAAAGAGTTTAAGTGCAAAAACTGTCCATGTGGTTTGCCATTTTTGATTCTCACCCGTTAACCTTTGTCCAAAATCATTCATGTGATTTGCGTTTCGACTCTGCCGATACAAAGATTGTTTTATATCATCTAAAAGTCCAAAATCAATGCCATTCTAAAGAAAAAGAGGTCACTATCAATGccgttcttaaaaaaaaaaaaaattccaatatCAATCATCAAATTAAAACATCCATTTACCTCCAAAATGTCATGTCATCACATAAAACCTATAAAGAATCTTATGAAAGCACTAAGTGACCGTTTTTATACAAATATAGACTTAAAATGCAAACTAGTGATTAATAAAGTATACTAGCCATTAAAAGTATAAGATACACATGAATAATTTGGCTAATATCTAACATGCATGGTATAACATGATTTTTATTCACGAGTGGAGACCTAAACAtgtattcaaattattaaaaaattagtgttGTAAGAGTTTTTCAGCTAAGTTGGATACATAACAGTCTCatatatttttgaaagatgTGAAATATTTGTTCGTCACAGAAGATCTAA is drawn from Erigeron canadensis isolate Cc75 chromosome 9, C_canadensis_v1, whole genome shotgun sequence and contains these coding sequences:
- the LOC122581005 gene encoding protein LURP-one-related 15-like, with the protein product MFQFKSKLCVNVYLGNKKSSCNTDFQIKGKWSKKCCSIHMGDSKTPISQTNIKDEKSNLMVVTINPNVDYAFVVALIAIVDAMNSSEIEVAKTVKAKGTERMIDCMCEMLCGCV